The Streptomyces sp. 11x1 genomic sequence GGCGGGCAGGTTGGACAGCCAGTAGTCGGTGGGTGCTTCGGCGCCGGCGGGCCATTCGACCAGCAGCGTCACCTCGGGCAGGACACCGTCCCAGTGGCCGTGCTCGGCAGTGGCGGCGGCTTGGGCCAGACGGCGGGCCCTCACCCCGGCCGGCCGCACCCGCAGCGCCAGAAAGCGTGAGTGCATCGGCCCGCGGGAGCCTTCACGCCAGGTCACCTCGGTGAACGCCTGCCGTCCGTGCTCCTGAGCCAGCGCTGCCACCGAGGACGGCTTGTCCCGGTAGCGGGGCTGCGGCCTGCGACCGTTCCCGGACCACGCCGGGGCGGTGGGCCGCACGTCGTGCGGGTGGACCGTCACGTCCGAACGGACCGCCACGACATAGCCGATGCCCCGCTCGCTCAGACCGTCGCGGAAGTCGGCGTTCTGCCCGTAGCCGGCGTCGGCGACCAGCACCGGCGGAACCAGCCCCCACCCGGCCAGCTCGTCGAGGATGTCCAGGGCCAGACGCCACTTCTCCCGGTGCCCGACCTCCGGCGGTATCCCGGTCTTCTGCCGCCGCACCGCATCGTCCGCCCACTCCTCGGGCACGAACATCCGCCACTGCAGCGGACAGGACGCCGTGTCGGAGACCGCGTGCACACTCACCGCGACCTGGCAGTTGGCCCGCTTGCCCAGCGCCCCGCAGTACTGGCGCGCGACCGCCACCGACATCTTCCCGTCCTTGGGGAACGACACGTCATCGACCGCCCACGCCTCCGGGCCGATTCTCGGCACCATCCGCTGGGCGATCCGCCGCCGCACCGGCACCGGATCCCACGTCGACTGGTTCACGAACTGCTGCAGGTTCTGCTCGTTGCCGTCCGGCAGCCGTTCCGCCATCGGCTGGATCGACTTCCGCCGTCCGTCCAGCATCAGTCCCCGCAGGTAGCAGTCGCCCTTCGCCCGCTGATCCTTACGCGGCACCGACGCGAACACGTCAGCCACGAACAACGCCAACGTCGCCCGAGCCCGGTTCACTTCATGTGCGTCCACACCTTCAGCGTTCCCCCAAACAGGACCGACAGACAGACGTAACGGAGCCCTACTAGGCCGCCGCCACCGGTGCTTCCTCGCCGGGCTCGTGGTCCGTCGACCTCGCGAACTGCGTCCGGTACAGCTCCGCGTACCGTCCGCCCGCCGCGAGCAGTTCCTCGTGCCGGCCGCGCTCCACGATCCGGCCCGCCTCGACGACGAGGATCTGGTCGGCGGTCCGCACGGTCGACAGGCGGTGGGCGATGACCACGGCGGTCCTGCCCTCCAGCGCCTCGGTGAGCGCCTCCTGCACGGCGGCCTCCGAGGTGTTGTCGAGGTGCGCGGTGGCTTCGTCGAGGATGACGACGCGCTGACGGGCCAGGAGCAGCCGGGCGATCGTCATGCGCTGCCGTTCACCGCCCGAGAGGCGGTAGCCGCGCTCGCCGACGACGGTGTCGAGTGCGTCGGGCAGGGAGCGCACCAGGTCGTCGAGCCGGGCCCGGCGCAGGACGTCCCACAGGTCGTCGTCGCCGGCGTCGGGGCGGG encodes the following:
- a CDS encoding IS701 family transposase, whose protein sequence is MDAHEVNRARATLALFVADVFASVPRKDQRAKGDCYLRGLMLDGRRKSIQPMAERLPDGNEQNLQQFVNQSTWDPVPVRRRIAQRMVPRIGPEAWAVDDVSFPKDGKMSVAVARQYCGALGKRANCQVAVSVHAVSDTASCPLQWRMFVPEEWADDAVRRQKTGIPPEVGHREKWRLALDILDELAGWGLVPPVLVADAGYGQNADFRDGLSERGIGYVVAVRSDVTVHPHDVRPTAPAWSGNGRRPQPRYRDKPSSVAALAQEHGRQAFTEVTWREGSRGPMHSRFLALRVRPAGVRARRLAQAAATAEHGHWDGVLPEVTLLVEWPAGAEAPTDYWLSNLPADTPITELVRLSKIRWRIEHDYRELKHGLGLDHFEGRSWNGWHHHVTLVTAAHAFLTEQRLSPKADTADSPSTRSSTPSRTC